A region of Carettochelys insculpta isolate YL-2023 chromosome 9, ASM3395843v1, whole genome shotgun sequence DNA encodes the following proteins:
- the ARHGAP29 gene encoding rho GTPase-activating protein 29 isoform X4, whose translation MKKTREKSSVKYFLLSIHWHSPLETVSDFLMGDVDNGSSLGLPVSHRSRSFENLSVESVGLLHEQGDVQDTGHLRAEEVDSMLLRNDSGIESALSYAKAWSKYTKDIVAWVEKKLSLEVECAKNLAKMAETAKAVVGSQDYMPFQSIFVNAFQNDVDNSQLWQKTAAALQTNKFVQPLLGRKNELDKQRKDIKEVWQREQKKMQELEATLRKAKLLYLQRQEEYEKAKSSTVRAEEEHLTSSGNLVRDVSKQLEKKRKLEEEALQKAEEACEHYKASMAEVEEKRNDLESLKSDTLTQLRELVYQCDLTLKAATVNLFQMQHAQVVSLPVNCQSLCESAKLYDPGQRYSEFVKSLPKEDIPIESVSFEIQSSQIDGGFSKQPANSAHTSHGNLSQCSGDFPTQSSEDVGSPPYRRFQKIGEKRSSSSTDIQAVRGPPPFRSWSVGNQSGGMCSDSESAGGSSESRSMDSPSASPGDFKRRLPRTPSTGTMSSADDLDEREPPSPSDCGLNDLTSEIASSLGPFRNTLLSKAALTHKLRKLRAPSKCRECDSLVVFHGAECEECSLACHKKCLETLAIQCGHKKLHGRLHLFGVEFAQAAKSVPDGIPFIIKKCTSEIESRALNVKGIYRVNGAKSRVEKLCQAFENGKDLVELSELYAHDISNVLKLYLRQLPEPLILFRLYNEFIGLAKESQNVNEHLDMKQTSPRSKKRQSVCIELNRIIIKMKDLLKQLPVPNYNTVQCLIGHLHRVTEQSDENKMSASNLGIIFGPTLIRPRQTDAAVSLSSLVDYPYQARVVELLITYYEKIFDVSLPPLSAAVQSEENAAPLKILSSTEVREAQQQRKSFIAVKEGILLITSESKASEMAPSFEKLDDSKNATERSDVSVIECMSPPLTGNKQEDFSKKNSLSESPSSTVLNITIPTPKEPGNAGTPVSDKDNELSVSLDENGGKVNNVLPVKPIRHITKVQLRCPRTKPVIRPVSLPVDRILPQCVLNERNSGNVGVSSPEEIGRSPTIEEVSESKELPVVNSYCRLSCYDTQTLRKTWDKQYKQYDITARTAMIMTNVPQENRTHESGNAGVLSSSYSVGTSSVNALLPNKPYTVPVKSARMTSQGSGPDSNPLAAFRPQRTLQPPPGTFYKPPPNNKAKQNEEGSVPNTCAAASDSSDLVQDNTVPLVQNSALASGAPGQHENQQKMSSEDLHPPDLKPTYKRLRPKRMQELEHREAHFV comes from the exons ATGAAGAAAACAAGAGAGAAGTCTTCAGTGAAATATTTTCTGCTATCGATACATTGGCATTCACCTTTGGAAAC TGTTTCAGACTTCCTTATGGGAGATGTAGACAATGGTTCGTCATTGGGACTTCCTGTATCTCACAGAAGTCGG TCTTTTGAAAACCTTTCTGTGGAGTCTGTGGGATTGCTACATGAACAGGGAGATGTTCAGGATACAG GACATCTTCGGGCTGAAGAGGTTGATAGCATGCTCCTAAGAAATGACAGTGGAATTGAATCAGCTCTGTCTTATGCCAAAGCTTGGTCAAAATATACCAAGGATATAGTTGCATGGGTAGAAAAAAAGCTTAGCCTGG AAGTGGAATGCGCTAAAAACTTAGCAAAAATGGCTGAAACTGCTAAAGCTGTTGTTGGATCCCAG GATTATATGCCTTTCCAATCAATATTTGTAAACGCTTTTCAAAATGATGTTGACAATAGTCAGCTTTGGCAAAAAACAGCAGCTGCTCTCCAGACTAACAAATTCGTTCAG CCTCTCCTAGGAAGAAAAAACGAGTTGGATAAACAAAGGAAAGATATCAAAGAAGTTTGGCAACGGGAACAGAAGAAAATG CAAGAGCTAGAAGCTACTCTAAGAAAAGCAAAGCTACTGTACCTGCAGCGTCAAGAGGAGTACGAGAAGGCGAAATCTTCCACTGTTCGTGCAGAGGAAGAGCATCTGACATCAAGCGGCAATCTTGTGAGAGATGTCAGCAAGCAGTTAGAGAAAAAGCGAAAGCTAGAAGAAGAGGCTCTTCAGAAA gCTGAAGAGGCATGTGAACACTACAAAGCCAGCATGGCAGAAGTTGAAGAAAAGCGAAATGATCTGGAAAGCCTGAAAAGTGACACCTTAACACAGCTTCGGGAACTTGTGTATCAATGTGATCTTACCCTTAAAGCC GCAACGGTTAACCTGTTCCAGATGCAACATGCCCAGGTTGTATCTCTTCCAGTAAACTGTCAGTCCCTCTGTGAGAGTGCCAAGCTCTATGACCCAGGACAGCGCTATTCGGAGTTTGTGAAAAGTCTGCCAAAAGAAGACATTCCCATTGAATCAGTTTCCTTTGAAATTCAGAGTTCCCAGATTGATGG GGGTTTTAGTAAACAACCAGCCAACAGTGCCCATACATCACATGGAAACTTATCCCAGTGTTCAGGAGACTTCCCAACCCAGTCTTCAGAAGATGTCGGAAGCCCACCTTATCGTCGTTTCCAAAAAATTGGCGAGAAGAGGTCTTCCAGCAGCACGGATATCCAAG CTGTGCGAGGACCCCCACCATTCAGATCATGGTCAGTTGGCAACCAAAGTGGAGGAATGTGCAGTGACTCTGAAAGCGCAGGAGGAAGTAGCGAATCGCGATCCATGGATTCCCCATCTGCGAGTCCAG GAGATTTTAAGAGGAGACTTCCTCGAACACCATCTACTGGCACCATGTCATCTGCAGATGATCTTGATGAAAGGGAGCCACCTTCTCCTTCAGACTGTG GTTTAAATGATCTAACCTCTGAAATTGCCAGTTCACTGGGACCTTTTAGAAACACTCTTCTCTCCAAGGCAGCTCTAACACACAAACTGCGAAAGTTGAGGGCTCCATCTAAATGCAGAGAATGTGACAGTCTCGTGGTATTTCATGGAGCAGAATGTGAGGAG TGTTCACTCGCTTGTCACAAGAAATGTTTAGAGACTTTAGCTATTCAATGTGGGCACAAAAAACTGCATGGAAGACTTCATTTGTTTGGGGTGGAATTTGCTCAAGCTGCTAAAAGTGTCCCTGATGGCATCCCTTTCATCATCAAAAAATGTACCTCTGAAATTGAAAGCAGAGCCCTAAATGTAAAG GGTATATATCGTGTGAATGGAGCCAAATCAAGAGTTGAAAAGCTTTGCCAAGCTTTCGAAAATGGGAAGGACTTGGTGGAACTGTCAGAACTCTATGCACATGACATCAGTAACGTCCTTAAATTGTATCTTCGGCAG CTCCCAGAACCTTTGATTTTGTTTCGACTTTACAACGAATTCATTGGACTTGCGAAAGAGAGTCAGAATGTTAATGAACATCTGGACATGAAACAAACTAGCCCCAGATCAAAGAAAAGACAGTCAGTCTGTATTGAACTGAACAGAATAATCATTAAAATGAAAGATCTCCTCAAACAACTGCCTGTACCAAACTATAACACAGTTCAGTGTCTTATAGGACATCTTCATAG AGTGACTGAACAATCTGATGAAAATAAAATGTCAGCTAGCAATCTTGGCATAATATTTGGCCCGACTCTAATTCGGCCACGTCAGACAGatgcagcagtttctctttcttcGCTTGTGGACTATCCATATCAAGCTCGGGTGGTAGAGCTGCTCATAACTTATTATGAGAAGATTTTTGATGTTTCACTGCCACCGCTTTCAGCTGCAGTTCAATCTGAAGAAAATGCTGCTCCACTTAAAattctttcatcaacagaagtgaGAGAGGCACAGCAGCAAAGGAAGTCATTTATTGCTGTAAAGGAA ggcATCCTGCTAATTACAAGTGAGAGTAAAGCTTCAGAAATGGCTCCATCATTTGAAAAACTAGATGACAGCAAGAATGCAACAGAGAGATCGGATGTTTCTGTGATTG AATGTATGTCCCCACCACTTACTGGAAATAAGCAGGAGGACTTCAGCAAGAAGAATTCTCTGTCAGAATCCCCCTCTTCCACAGTTCTGAATATTACTATTCCTACTCCAAAAGAGCCAG GCAATGCTGGAACTCCAGTTTCCGACAAAGACAATGAATTGTCTGTCTCGCTAGATGAAAATGGTGGTAAAGTCAATAATGTGCTGCCTGTAAAACCTATTCGCCACATAACCAAAGTGCAGTTACGCTGTCCAAGGACCAAACCAGTTATTCGTCCTGTGAGTTTACCTGTGGATCGAATACTTCCTCAGTGTGTGTTGAATGAGAGAAACTCAGGAAATGTAGGTGTTTCAAGTCCAGAAGAGATTGGCAGGAGTCCTACCATTGAAGAGGTTTCAGAGAGCAAGGAACTTCCTGTTGTCAATTCCTATTGCAGACTTTCTTGTTATGACACACAGACTCTGAGGAAAACTTGGGACAAACAGTATAAACAATATGATATAACTGCAAGGACAGCAATGATTATGACAAACGTACCCCAGGAGAACCGAACGCATGAGAGTGGGAATGCAGGTGTCTTATCTTCATCCTACAGTGTTGGCACCAGTTCTGTGAATGCCCTACTTCCCAATAAGCCATACACCGTACCTGTCAAATCAGCACGGATGACATCACAAGGGAGTGGTCCAGATTCTAATCCTCTTGCTGCTTTCAGACCACAAAGAACTTTGCAGCCACCACCAGGAACTTTTTATAAGCCGCCTCCTAATAACAAGGCTAAGCAAAATGAGGAGGGTTCTGTCCCTAACACTTGTGCAGCCGCCAGTGATAGCTCTGATCTTGTCCAAGATAACACTGTGCCTCTTgttcagaactctgcacttgcaTCAGGTGCTCCTGGACAGCATGAAAATCAACAGAAAATGAGCTCTgaggaccttcatcccccagaccTGAAGCCCACCTATAAGAGATTAAGACCAAAACGTATGCAAGAATTAGAGCACAGGGAAGCTCATTTTGTATAG